Proteins co-encoded in one Stomoxys calcitrans chromosome 5, idStoCalc2.1, whole genome shotgun sequence genomic window:
- the LOC106082173 gene encoding ATP-dependent RNA helicase DHX8: protein MDELQKLEHLSLVSKLCTELDNHLGINDKDLAEFIIDLQSKNPTFETFRKALIDNGAEFPDSLITNLERIIKLMKPTSNGGNADKTTFEGKSSDSNSKTEKLALMFPGLAMANDKFSKTDALEGNSESDSEADEKREKKDIKKKIKNDELKAVDDAMLELEALAPEFAAKTSKVESKDIKKKSEKRSRSRSRSRERHRDRDRDRKRDRSRERHRESESVRSRDKERHRERNRRSRSKSRNRSDRRRSRSRSRESSRKHRRSRSRSRDRSERKRRSKSRSKERSKHSRRSRSRESKRDKMPPPAPMADDPEPGKIYSGKVANIVPFGCFVQLFGLRKRWEGLVHISQLRSEGRVTDVTEVVNRNSTVKVKVMSVTGQKVSLSMKEVDQETGQDLNPLSHAPPPENELRDRNPDRPFGGGTSLLNLQGGADNDESDSRKRVTRISSPERWEIKQMISSGVLDRSELPDFDEETGLVHKDEDDEEDIEIEIVEEEPPFLSGHGRALHDLSPVRIVKNPDGSLAQAAMMQSALSKERREQKMLQREQDMDAVPTGLSKNWIDPLPDEDSSRTLAANVRGMGSAPMEVPEWKKHVIGGKKSSFGKKTDMSLVEQRKSLPIYKLRDDLIKAVTDNQILIVIGETGSGKTTQITQYLAECGFTNRGKIGCTQPRRVAAMSVAKRVAEEFGCRLGQEVGYTIRFEDCTSPETVIKYMTDGMLLRECLIEAELKSYSVIMLDEAHERTIHTDVLFGLLKTAVQKRPELKLIVTSATLDAVKFSQYFFEAPIFTIPGRTFPVEVLYTKEPETDYLDASLITVMQIHLREPPGDILLFLTGQEEIDTACEILYERMKSLGPDVPELIILPVYSALPSEMQTRIFDPAPPGSRKVVIATNIAETSLTIDGIFYVVDPGFVKQKVYNSKTGMDSLVVTPISQAAAKQRAGRAGRTGPGKCYRLYTERAYRDEMLPTPVPEIQRTNLATTVLQLKTMGINDLLHFDFMDAPPVESLVMALEQLHSLSALDDEGLLTRLGRRMAEFPLEPNLSKMLIMSVALQCSDEILTIVSMLSVQNVFYRPKDKQALADQKKAKFNQIEGDHLTLLAVYNSWKNNKFSNAWCYENFVQIRTLKRSQDVRKQLLGIMDRHKLDVVSAGKNSVRIQKAICSGFFRNAAKKDPQEGYRTLVDSQVVYIHPSSALFNRQPEWVIYHELVQTTKEYMREVTTIDPKWLVEFAPSFFRFSDPTKLSKFKKNQRLEPLYNKYEEPNAWRISRVRRRRN from the exons ATGGACGAATTACAGAAATTAGAACACTTATCACTGGTGTCCAAATTGTGCACCGAATTGGACAATCATTTGGGCATCAACGACAAAGATTTGGCAGAGTTCATAATAGATCTACAATCAAAAAATCCCACATTTGAGACTTTTCGTAAGGCTTTGATTGATAATGGCGCTGAATTTCCCGACTCCTTAATAACCAATCTTGAGAGAATCATCAAATTGATGAAACCCACAAGTAATGGGGGCAATGCAGACAAAACCACGTTCGAGGGCAAATCTTCAGACTCTAATTCGAAAACAGAAAAGCTAGCTCTAATGTTTCCGGGTTTGGCAATGGCCAATGATAAATTCAGCAAAACTGATGCTCTAGAAGGAAATTCGGAGAGTGACAGTGAAGCTGATGAGAAAAGGGAGaaaaaggatattaaaaagaaGATTAAAAATGACGAATTAAAGGCAGTGGATGATGCCATGTTGGAATTGGAAGCCTTGGCTCCCGAATTTGCTGCAAAAACATCAAAAGTAGAAtcaaaggatataaaaaagaaatcggAGAAGAGATCAAGATCTCGCTCGAGGTCAAGAGAAAGGCATCGTGACCGTGACCGTGACCGAAAGAGAGATAGAAGTCGAGAAAGGCATAGAGAATCGGAGAGTGTTAGAAGTAGAGACAAGGAACGTCACCGGGAAAGAAATAGACGTTCTAGATCAAAATCGCGCAATCGTAGTGACCGCAGAAGATCTCGTTCCAGATCTAGGGAAAGCAGCAGAAAGCATAGACGTTCCAGAAGCCGTTCCCGTGATCGTAGTGAACGCAAAAGGCGTTCAAAATCGCGATCTAAGGAACGCTCAAAACACTCCAGAAGATCTAGATCACGTGAAAGCAAACGTGACAAAATGCCTCCGCCAGCACCGATGGCCGATGATCCGGAACCCGGCAAGATATACAGCGGCAAAGTGGCAAATATTGTACCTTTTGGCTGCTTTGTTCAACTTTTCGGTTTAAGAAAACGTTGGGAAGGTTTAGTGCACATCTCACAACTACGCTCCGAAGGTCGCGTTACTGATGTTACAGAGGTGGTAAACagaaattcaacagtaaaaGTTAAGGTTATGTCAGTTACGGGCcaaaaggtttctttgtcaatgAAAGAAGTCGACCAAGAGACAGGTCAGGATTTAAATCCTTTGTCACATGCACCTCCGCCAGAGAACGAACTAAGAGATCGTAATCCTGATAGGCCATTTGGGGGTGGTACCTCGCTGCTCAATTTACAAGGCGGCGCCGACAATGATGAAAGCGATTCCCGCAAAAGAGTTACCCGCATCTCAAGCCCCGAACGCTGGGAAATCAAGCAAATGATAAGTTCTGGAGTATTGGATCGCAGTgagttacccgattttgatgaggaGACTGGTCTGGTACATAAGGATGAGGACGACGAAGAAGACATAGAAATAGAAATTGTTGAAGAAGAGCCTCCTTTCTTATCCGGTCATGGCAGGGCCTTACATGACCTATCCCCTGTGCGAATAGTGAAAAACCCCGATGGGTCTCTGGCGCAAGCGGCTATGATGCAGTCAGCTCTCTCCAAGGAACGCAGAGAACAAAAAATGTTGCAAAGAGAACAAGATATGGATGCTGTTCCCACGGGTCTAAGCAAAAATTGGATTGATCCCTTGCCAGATGAAGATTCTAGTCGCACCTTGGCCGCCAATGTCAGGGGAATGGGCTCGGCTCCCATGGAAGTGCCTGAATGGAAGAAACATGTTATTGGTGGCAAAAAGTCTTCGTTTGGCAAGAAAACAGATATGTCGCTGGTGGAGCAAAGAAAGTCCCTGCCCATTTACAAGCTACGTGATGATTTAATCAAAGCTGTGACCgataatcaaattttaattgtCATCGGTGAGACTGGTTCGGGAAAAACTACACAAATCACCCAATATTTGGCAGAGTGTGGTTTCACAAATCGTGGAAAGATTGGTTGCACACAGCCTAGGCGTGTGGCCGCAATGTCTGTGGCAAAAAGAGTGGCAGAAGAGTTTGGTTGTCGTTTGGGACAAGAAGTGGGCTACACCATTCGTTTCGAGGACTGCACCAGCCCCGAGACTGTTATCAAATACATGACAGATGGTATGTTGCTGCGTGAATGCCTCATAGAGGCAGAGTTAAAGTCCTACTCTGTCATTATGTTGGATGAAGCCCATGAACGTACCATTCACACCGATGTACTCTTTGGTCTTTTAAAAACCGCTGTACAAAAACGACCAGAATTGAAGTTGATAGTAACCTCGGCCACATTGGATGCTGTAAAATTTTCCCAGTACTTCTTTGAGGCTCCCATCTTCACCATACCTGGTCGCACATTCCCGGTGGAGGTGTTGTACACCAAAGAGCCAGAGACTGATTATTTAGATGCCTCTTTGATAACGGTAATGCAGATACATTTAAGAGAACCACCGGGTGACATTCTACTCTTTTTGACTGGCCAAGAGGAAATCGATACCGCCTGTGAGATTTTATATGAAAGAATGAAGAGTTTGGGTCCAGATGTACCAGAACTAATTATTCTACCGGTATATTCCGCCCTGCCATCTGAAATGCAAACCAGAATTTTTGATCCGGCACCGCCGGGCAGTCGTAAAGTGGtaattgccacaaatattgccgAAACATCGTTGACCATAGATGGTATTTTCTATGTGGTGGATCCGGGGTTTGTTAAACAAAAGGTTTACAACTCGAAAACGGGAATGGATTCTTTGGTGGTTACTCCAATATCTCAG GCTGCTGCTAAACAAAGAGCTGGTCGCGCTGGTCGTACAGGTCCTGGAAAATGCTATCGTTTGTATACCGAACGGGCTTATCGAGACGAAATGTTGCCCACACCCGTTCCAGAAATTCAACGCACAAATTTGGCTACCACTGTTTTGCAATTGAAGACTATGGGCATCAATGATTTGTTGCATTTTGATTTCATGGATGCCCCACCTGTTGAATCTCTGGTTATGGCTTTGGAGCAATTGCATTCACTATCGGCTTTGGATGATGAGGGCCTACTGACGCGACTTGGCAGAAGGATGGCTGAATTCCCTCTAGAGCCAAATCTTTCGAAAATGCTCATTATGTCGGTGGCCCTACAGTGCTCCGATGAAATTCTGACCATTGTCTCAATGTTGAGCGTTCAGAATGTCTTCTACAGGCCAAAAGACAAACAGGCCTTGGCCGATCAGAAAAAGgcgaaatttaatcaaatcgaAGGCGACCATTTGACCTTGCTGGCAGTGTACAACAGTTGGAAAAATAATAAGTTTTCCAATGCCTGGTGTTATGAGAATTTCGTGCAGATACGAACGCTCAAACGGTCACAGGATGTACGCAAACAATTGCTGGGTATCATGGATAGACACAAACTGGATGTGGTGTCGGCCGGTAAAAATTCTGTGCGCATACAAAAGGCCATTTGTTCTGGTTTCTTTCGCAATGCCGCCAAAAAAGATCCCCAAGAAGGTTATCGTACTTTGGTAGATTCTCAAGTAGTTTATATACATCCGTCGAGTGCCCTGTTCAATCGTCAGCCAGAATGGGTGATATACCATGAATTGGTACAAACCACTAAGGAGTACATGAGAGAAGTAACAACCATTGATCCCAAATGGTTGGTAGAATTCGCCCCATCATTCTTCCGTTTCTCCGATCCAACGAAATTGAGTAAATTCAAGAAGAATCAAAGACTGGAGCCCTTGTATAATAAATATGAAGAGCCAAATGCATGGCGTATTTCCAGAGTGCGCAGGCGAAGAAATTAA
- the LOC106082140 gene encoding membrane-bound transcription factor site-2 protease gives MDPLIFFEVLLAIYGVLFFFDRFFKSCMHYPYESFLTNSGLSITFLGIRWHTTAFNRWILRLGNSGGSCCRSWCTKSFTVGVLIALSLVPVGIILLFITIFGGGNQQHEGGNSLGGTVETRSQSLNVEILLPGVNLPLEEIGYYVTTLLISTAVHELGHALAAVMEDIPVTGFGFHLYFCLPVAYTEISTDHLNALKWFKKLRILCAGIWHNFVFAGFCYLLLSTLGFMAAPLYSLNKNVIVTEVTIQSPLRAKGDRGLVEGNVITQINDCDVVNEDSWYNCLLKALRSKPGFCVSSDFIRLNDESIEISHHSSDGTLQCCDDKNAKLCCFEYIDDFSNDAPVEIPQHVCLDVRRTMDDSYGYCSPAGVCERGFCLRPLLKNTTTIMIFRRQAQPVEPQQGSALKNVIYMGHPLDVARSVRISPFVPKHSYVSPKWCDAYQLFLKYNIVFSLGLALINAIPCFGFDGNHIANTIVNSFLVNRVAEKAKRDFISLIVTAIGSLLFILAVTKVLWLSLLRYLF, from the exons ATGGatcctttaattttttttgaagtacTACTTGCTATATATGGTGTTTTGTTCTTCTTTGATCGGTTTTTTAAG aGCTGTATGCACTACCCCTATGAGAGTTTTCTAACAAATAGCGGTTTATCAATCACCTTTTTGGGTATTCGATGGCATACGACGGCCTTTAACCGTTGGATTTTGCGTCTGGGAAACAGTGGGGGAAGCTGTTGTCGAAGCTGGTGCACAAAATCATTTACAGTTGGTGTTTTAATAGCTTTGTCTCTGGTTCCAGTGGGCATAATTTTGTTGTTTATAACAATATTTGGTGGTGGCAACCAACAGCATGAAGGTGGCAACAGTTTGGGTGGTACCGTAGAAACCAGAAGTCAATCACTGAACGTTGAAATATTGTTGCCTGGTGTAAATCTGCCTTTGGAGGAAATTGGCTATTATGTCACTACTTTGCTGATATCGACGGCAGTACATGAATTAGGTCACGCCCTGGCCGCTGTAATGGAGGACATTCCTGTAACAGGGTTTGGTTTCCAT CTATATTTTTGCCTACCCGTAGCCTATACCGAAATCTCTACAGACCATTTGAATGCccttaaatggtttaaaaagCTACGCATACTGTGTGCCGGTATTTggcataattttgtttttgccgGCTTTTGTTATCTTCTGCTTTCTACTTTGGGCTTTATGGCTGCTCCCCTATATTCGCTCAATAAAAATGTGATAGTAACTGAGGTTACAATACAATCTCCGTTACGGGCAAAAGGTGACCGAGGCCTGGTGGAGGGGAATGTTATCACCCAAATCAACGATTGTGATGTTGTCAACGAAGACTCTTGGTATAATTGTTTGCTGAAAGCTTTACGCTCAAAACCGGGATTTTGTGTATCCTCGGATTTTATACGCTTAAATGATGAAAGCATAGAAATATCACACCACAGCTCGGATGGTACACTGCAGTGTTGCGATGACAAAAATGCCAAACTATGCTGTTTCGAATACATCGATGATTTTAGCAACGATGCGCCCGTAGAAATACCTCAACATGTTTGTCTGGATGTTCGTAGAACAATGGACGACTCCTATGGCTACTGTTCGCCGGCAGGGGTATGTGAGCGAGGTTTTTGTTTGCGACCCCTGTTGAAAAATACCACTACCATAATGATATTTAGAAGACAGGCTCAGCCTGTGGAGCCACAGCAGGGATCAGCTTTGAAAAACGTCATCTATATGGGCCATCCGTTGGATGTGGCCCGAAGTGTTCGCATCTCACCATTTGTACCCAAGCACTCGTATGTCAGTCCCAAATGGTGTGATGCGTACCAATTGTTCCTTAAATATAACATTGTTTTCAGTTTAGGTCTAGCCCTTATTAATGCTATTCCCTGTTTTGGCTTCGATGGCAACCACATCGCCAACACAATTGTGAATAGCTTTTTAGTTAATCGCGTAGCCGAGAAGGCCAAAAGAGATTTTATATCCTTGATTGTGACAGCCATAGGCTCTCTATTGTTTATCTTAGCTGTGACCAAGGTGCTGTGGCTAAGTTTATTacgatatttattttaa
- the LOC106082141 gene encoding LYR motif-containing protein 2 produces the protein MSKLTQKTLSLKQFMLRQEVLKLYRDIFRTIKLVPDANSQHELRTWARHDFRANKQQNDEVAIKMLINYGRRSLTELKTSLSLSGAAPDEKIK, from the exons ATGTCTAAATTAACCCAAAAAACTTTGAGTTTAAAACAG TTCATGTTACGTCAAGAAGTTTTAAAGCTATATCGTGATATATTCCGCACCATAAAACTAGTTCCCGATGCCAATAGCCAGCATGAATTGAGAACGTGGGCCAGACACGATTTTCGGGCCAATAAGCAACAAAACGATGAAGTTGCCATAAAAATGCTCATCAACTACGGCAGACGCAGTCTCACCGAGCTGAAGACAAGCCTAAGTTTAAGTGGAGCCGCGCCAGatgagaaaattaaataa